From the Schistocerca gregaria isolate iqSchGreg1 unplaced genomic scaffold, iqSchGreg1.2 ptg001069l, whole genome shotgun sequence genome, one window contains:
- the LOC126327894 gene encoding sucrose-6-phosphate hydrolase-like translates to MIELEHKGETHYMENVCLASSGDGDTFQKLGAVISPFGGTTYIGDPIVWKEGGFWYMTLAIQRQDQVGDHVRSSVALYRSYTLYEWDYMTTLLTEKKADAEQWTAPQIFSVGDATFMALTQLTPLETTVYPDTKHITPDGQESVIPGDTVTALPPYENLHRTVTFAGEISLTDGFKRTGDAVKLDIGSDMLLPRIFDAPDGRKILLGWANMWGDAQPTMFFGFAGSWTLPREVELVNGQLHQKPIVELEQYRVTGTMYDALTLTDSHTALTDDNPSFDFELVFDLDATSAETFGFSIGAGYKLEFEVSENNELELTVFSQRNYYQEGLDDTRALTITRGSQLKIYGVFDRSLVELFIDGLAMPLTARIMPGISDRRIYLYSMGGTLQLSSAHHHALSSF, encoded by the coding sequence ATGATTGAGCTGGAGCACAAGGGCGAGACGCACTATATGGAAAATGTGTGTCTGGCGTCGTCTGGCGATGGTGATACGTTCCAGAAGCTGGGCGCGGTAATTTCTCCCTTTGGCGGCACGACCTACATCGGGGATCCGATTGTCTGGAAAGAGGGGGGTTTCTGGTATATGACGCTTGCTATCCAGCGTCAGGACCAGGTGGGCGATCATGTACGGTCAAGTGTGGCGCTCTATCGCTCTTATACGCTGTACGAGTGGGATTACATGACCACCCTGTTAACGGAGAAAAAAGCAGACGCTGAACAGTGGACGGCCCCGCAGATTTTCAGCGTAGGCGATGCCACCTTTATGGCTTTAACGCAGCTCACGCCGCTTGAGACCACTGTTTACCCGGATACGAAGCACATCACGCCGGACGGCCAGGAAAGTGTCATTCCGGGTGACACTGTAACGGCGCTCCCGCCGTACGAAAACCTGCACCGGACTGTGACGTTTGCCGGCGAAATCTCCCTTACTGACGGATTCAAGCGCACCGGCGACGCGGTGAAACTGGATATCGGCAGCGACATGCTGTTACCGCGCATCTTTGACGCGCCTGACGGCCGCAAAATCCTGCTGGGGTGGGCCAACATGTGGGGCGATGCTCAGCCCACTATGTTCTTTGGTTTCGCCGGAAGCTGGACCCTGCCGCGTGAGGTAGAGCTCGTTAATGGCCAGCTGCACCAGAAACCTATTGTCGAGCTGGAGCAGTACCGCGTTACCGGCACCATGTACGACGCATTGACGTTAACCGACAGCCATACGGCGCTCACTGACGACAACCCCAGCTTTGACTTTGAGCTGGTGTTTGACCTCGATGCCACCAGCGCGGAAACGTTCGGGTTTAGTATCGGCGCCGGCTACAAACTGGAGTTTGAAGTTTCCGAAAACAACGAGCTGGAGCTGACAGTATTTAGCCAGCGCAATTATTACCAGGAAGGGCTGGACGATACGCGCGCCTTAACGATCACCCGCGGGAGCCAGCTCAAAATCTACGGCGTGTTTGACCGCTCGCTGGTGGAGCTGTTTATTGATGGTCTGGCCATGCCGCTGACGGCTCGCATCATGCCAGGTATCAGCGACCGCAGGATTTATCTGTATTCCATGGGCGGCACATTGCAGCTGTCCAGCGCACATCATCACGCTTTAAGCAGTTTTTAA